A region of Candidatus Hydrogenedens sp. DNA encodes the following proteins:
- a CDS encoding peptide-binding protein — translation MKKLLHFVYIVNIIIDILLIAGCMPSVDGPVGKEPSSTGLTEFGVGEAPAQGDWLITRLSAEMPHLNPITSTDAYSTLVLAWIFDSLLDRNPQTLELIPRVAHHWDVSEDHLSYTFYLRQDVCFSDGHPLSAKDVKFTFDKLMDPTTDAPHLKNYYMDVESCEVLDNYTVRYHCKKPYYQHAVMLGLLEILPEHIYGKGDFNNHPNNRKPIGSGPYILAEWQTGLQLVLSRNPNYWRKDEGQPYFDRIIYQIILDDNSAFLKLRRNDLDYMAIRPEDWMRRAQSETFQKQFNIFMYPRPAYNYIGWNLRREVFKEKTVRHALTLLLNREQIIKRLYYGMAEPINTPFMPGTPEYHNGVRPWTYNPEEAKKLLDASDWIDHNGDSIRDKNGTDLAFEIMTTNSNPIAEKILTVYQEDLSRAGIRMQIRQMEWASLLERVDSRNFDAVLMGWQMPPDPDPYQVWHSSQAEKGSNYVGFINEEADQLIEQARVCFDRDKRIQLYRRFQEIVNDEQPYTFLMAPKAIIAVDKRVHGIRIYPFGVYEREWFVPQNLQKYIYAKE, via the coding sequence ATGAAAAAACTGCTTCATTTTGTATACATTGTGAACATTATCATTGATATTCTACTAATAGCAGGTTGTATGCCTTCCGTAGATGGACCTGTGGGAAAGGAGCCGAGTTCAACAGGGCTTACAGAGTTTGGCGTTGGTGAGGCACCAGCCCAGGGGGATTGGTTGATTACCCGATTGTCAGCAGAAATGCCTCATCTCAATCCAATCACAAGTACAGATGCCTATTCTACCTTAGTATTGGCATGGATTTTTGATAGTTTATTAGACCGAAATCCACAAACATTAGAGTTGATACCGAGAGTAGCACATCATTGGGACGTATCCGAAGACCATCTCAGTTATACCTTTTATCTACGGCAAGATGTATGTTTTTCTGATGGGCACCCTTTATCTGCAAAGGATGTAAAATTTACTTTTGACAAACTAATGGACCCTACAACCGATGCCCCTCATCTTAAAAATTACTATATGGACGTTGAATCATGCGAAGTTTTAGACAACTATACAGTCCGTTATCACTGTAAGAAACCATATTATCAGCATGCAGTTATGTTAGGTTTGTTAGAAATTCTCCCAGAACATATTTATGGCAAAGGTGATTTTAACAATCATCCCAATAATCGCAAACCTATTGGTTCGGGACCTTATATACTTGCTGAATGGCAAACGGGGTTACAGCTGGTATTGTCGCGAAATCCAAATTATTGGCGTAAGGATGAGGGACAGCCTTACTTTGACCGAATTATTTACCAAATTATTCTGGATGATAATTCAGCATTCTTAAAACTTCGTCGCAATGATTTAGATTATATGGCAATACGTCCTGAAGATTGGATGCGTCGAGCACAATCGGAAACATTTCAAAAACAGTTTAATATTTTTATGTATCCCCGTCCTGCGTATAATTATATTGGCTGGAATCTTCGTCGTGAAGTGTTCAAAGAGAAAACAGTTCGCCATGCCCTGACCCTTTTGCTCAATCGTGAACAGATTATCAAACGACTCTATTATGGTATGGCAGAACCGATAAATACCCCTTTTATGCCGGGGACACCGGAATATCATAATGGTGTAAGACCATGGACTTATAATCCTGAGGAGGCTAAAAAATTGCTGGATGCGTCAGACTGGATAGACCACAATGGTGATAGTATACGAGATAAAAATGGAACTGACCTTGCTTTCGAAATTATGACCACCAATAGCAATCCTATTGCGGAAAAGATTCTTACTGTTTATCAAGAGGATTTAAGTCGTGCAGGAATACGAATGCAAATACGGCAGATGGAATGGGCATCGCTTCTGGAGCGGGTAGATAGTCGCAATTTTGATGCAGTTCTTATGGGCTGGCAAATGCCACCAGACCCTGACCCTTATCAGGTATGGCACTCCAGTCAGGCGGAGAAAGGTTCCAACTATGTTGGCTTCATTAATGAAGAGGCAGACCAACTTATTGAACAAGCACGAGTCTGTTTCGACCGTGATAAACGAATACAGCTATACCGACGTTTTCAGGAAATTGTAAATGATGAGCAACCCTACACCTTCTTAATGGCACCGAAAGCAATTATTGCAGTTGACAAACGTGTTCATGGAATTCGTATTTATCCTTTTGGTGTGTATGAGCGAGAATGGTTTGTTCCCCAAAACCTCCAAAAGTATATTTACGCGAAGGAGTAA
- a CDS encoding ABC transporter permease: MLKQNQKHLHSYWRTVWNEFCRHRLSLWALVIIILLGLIAILAPFLSNDVPIVLYKGGNLYWFPNILTYADLQAENLYANFDRWVPTSGEWCIKPPIPYGPLRQNLDQSLQPPSKLHWLGTDDRGRDVLSRMIWGSRLSLSVGFVAVGIAVLIGVILGSLAGYFGAWVDIVVLRFIELMLVIPTFFLIITVMAFLPPSIWTIMVVIGLTGWPGVARLVRGEFLKQKQMEYVLAARALGLSDTRTMFRHILPNAMGPVFVSATFGLAGAILMESGLSFLGFGVPPPAPSWGELLKQSQGYVDFAWWLVLFPGLAIFITVTAFNLVGEGLRDAMDPRLR, translated from the coding sequence GTGTTGAAACAAAATCAAAAACATCTTCACAGTTATTGGAGAACAGTCTGGAATGAATTTTGTCGGCATCGGCTATCGCTTTGGGCTTTAGTAATAATTATTTTATTAGGGCTTATTGCTATTTTAGCCCCGTTTTTATCAAATGATGTGCCGATAGTGCTCTATAAAGGAGGGAATCTTTACTGGTTCCCTAATATACTTACCTATGCTGATTTACAGGCTGAAAACTTATATGCTAATTTCGACCGATGGGTTCCAACTTCTGGAGAATGGTGTATCAAACCGCCTATCCCCTATGGACCTTTACGGCAGAATCTGGACCAGAGTTTACAACCTCCATCTAAGTTGCATTGGCTCGGAACAGATGACCGTGGTAGGGATGTTCTGAGTCGAATGATTTGGGGCTCGCGACTTTCTCTCAGCGTCGGATTTGTTGCAGTCGGGATAGCGGTGCTAATAGGTGTCATATTAGGTTCCTTGGCAGGTTACTTTGGTGCATGGGTAGATATTGTTGTATTGCGTTTTATCGAATTGATGTTAGTGATTCCGACGTTTTTCTTGATAATCACAGTCATGGCATTTTTACCACCCAGTATTTGGACTATTATGGTAGTAATTGGACTTACAGGTTGGCCTGGAGTTGCACGTCTGGTGCGTGGCGAATTTTTGAAACAAAAGCAAATGGAGTACGTGTTAGCGGCTCGAGCATTAGGGTTAAGTGATACCCGAACTATGTTTCGACATATACTTCCTAATGCAATGGGACCTGTTTTCGTTAGTGCAACATTCGGTCTGGCTGGTGCAATATTGATGGAAAGTGGTTTAAGTTTTCTGGGTTTCGGTGTTCCTCCTCCAGCTCCAAGTTGGGGCGAATTGCTAAAGCAATCTCAAGGATATGTAGATTTTGCATGGTGGCTCGTTTTGTTCCCTGGTTTGGCTATTTTCATTACTGTAACTGCCTTTAACCTTGTAGGTGAAGGCTTGCGCGATGCTATGGATCCACGATTGAGGTAA
- a CDS encoding ABC transporter permease codes for MTSYILKRLILMIPTFIGVSLITFAIIQLAPGSPVAFKLRGEGGAMRSNIETEKIIEQTKALYGLDKPIVVQYALWLSRIIRLDFGRSYKDQRPVMEKIRETLPITLQFTILETLLIYLIAIPLGTYSATHQRTLSDQIITFILFLLYSLPSFWVAMLLIMFLGGGDWWNLFPVNGINSIDAHHYSLARWILDRLWHMVLPLFCMTYAGLAGLSRYMRTGMLDVIRQDYIRTARAYGFSEKMVVFKYAMRNSLIPIITLLAGLLPGLIGGSVIIETIFSIPGMGRLGFEAVLSRDYPLIMGVFTISTLLTLIGLVLSDVLYAVVDPRIRLE; via the coding sequence ATGACTTCTTATATTTTGAAAAGACTTATCTTAATGATACCTACCTTTATTGGGGTCAGCTTAATTACTTTTGCAATAATCCAATTGGCTCCAGGAAGTCCCGTTGCCTTCAAACTACGTGGAGAAGGAGGTGCTATGCGGTCAAATATTGAAACGGAAAAAATTATTGAACAGACCAAAGCCCTCTATGGATTGGATAAACCCATTGTCGTACAATATGCCCTGTGGCTAAGTCGTATAATACGCCTTGATTTTGGTAGAAGTTATAAAGACCAGAGACCCGTAATGGAAAAAATTCGGGAGACGCTCCCTATTACATTGCAATTTACAATCTTGGAGACATTACTTATCTATCTTATTGCCATACCATTAGGTACCTATTCCGCAACGCATCAACGTACTCTGTCAGACCAAATTATAACATTCATTCTATTTCTCCTGTATAGTTTACCCAGTTTTTGGGTGGCAATGTTATTAATCATGTTTTTAGGCGGTGGTGATTGGTGGAATTTATTCCCTGTGAATGGGATTAACAGCATCGATGCCCATCATTATTCATTAGCACGGTGGATATTAGACCGTTTATGGCACATGGTATTACCCCTATTTTGTATGACTTATGCGGGCCTTGCAGGTCTATCCCGATACATGCGAACGGGAATGTTAGATGTCATTCGTCAGGATTATATCCGTACCGCTCGTGCTTATGGGTTTTCGGAGAAAATGGTTGTATTTAAGTATGCTATGCGAAATTCTCTTATCCCTATTATCACTCTTCTTGCTGGCTTACTCCCAGGACTTATCGGCGGTAGTGTAATTATCGAAACCATTTTCTCAATTCCTGGTATGGGGCGATTAGGTTTTGAAGCGGTATTGTCAAGAGATTATCCCCTTATCATGGGCGTCTTTACTATATCAACCTTACTTACACTAATAGGTCTTGTGCTAAGTGATGTCTTATATGCAGTTGTTGACCCAAGAATACGTCTGGAGTAA
- a CDS encoding ABC transporter ATP-binding protein, with translation MTDLCNADNALLHVKNLYVHFSTPTGTARAVDGLSFFIHPGEAIALVGESGCGKSVTAMSLLKLLPSPPVEKLAGEVLFHGKNLLSLSADELMKIRGRHISMIFQEPTTSMNPVFRVGDQIADVLQYHFRISKQEAYSRIEKLFEWVGIPEPHIRARQYPHEFSGGLIQRAMIAMALACEPELLIADEPTTALDVTIQAEILALLRRIQKEKNMSLLLISHDLSVVAQIARWIVVLYAGKKVEEGSARAIYSTPVHPYTQALFDSLPIRSVTKKQLATIPGSVPSATALPTGCRFHPRCPKATKICSEKQPPWRWVSQEQGTACWLYTDSEKREREKNCYE, from the coding sequence ATGACAGACCTTTGTAACGCTGATAATGCATTGTTACATGTAAAAAATTTATATGTGCATTTTTCAACTCCCACTGGCACAGCCCGTGCAGTAGATGGGCTTTCCTTTTTTATCCACCCAGGAGAAGCCATTGCACTCGTAGGTGAGAGTGGATGTGGAAAATCTGTTACTGCTATGTCATTATTAAAACTTTTGCCATCGCCACCAGTAGAAAAACTTGCGGGTGAGGTTCTGTTCCATGGTAAAAATCTACTTTCATTATCAGCAGATGAGTTAATGAAGATTCGGGGTCGGCATATCTCTATGATTTTTCAGGAACCTACCACTTCTATGAATCCAGTATTTAGGGTAGGTGACCAAATTGCAGACGTTTTGCAATATCATTTTCGTATCTCGAAGCAGGAAGCATATTCACGGATTGAAAAATTGTTTGAATGGGTTGGAATTCCAGAGCCACATATCAGAGCTCGGCAATATCCTCATGAATTTTCTGGGGGACTTATTCAACGTGCTATGATTGCTATGGCACTGGCTTGTGAGCCAGAACTACTTATTGCAGATGAACCGACAACCGCTTTAGATGTAACTATTCAGGCGGAGATTTTGGCTTTATTGCGACGGATACAGAAGGAAAAGAATATGAGCCTTTTATTAATATCCCATGATTTGAGTGTCGTTGCTCAGATAGCCCGCTGGATTGTAGTACTATACGCGGGTAAGAAAGTGGAAGAAGGTTCAGCAAGAGCGATATATTCTACCCCTGTGCATCCATACACACAAGCATTATTTGACTCTTTGCCAATACGTTCAGTAACAAAAAAACAGCTGGCAACCATCCCTGGTTCTGTTCCATCAGCGACTGCCTTACCTACAGGTTGTCGTTTCCACCCACGCTGTCCCAAGGCTACCAAAATCTGCTCCGAGAAACAACCGCCATGGCGATGGGTCAGCCAGGAACAAGGAACTGCATGCTGGCTATATACGGATTCGGAAAAACGAGAACGGGAGAAAAATTGCTATGAATGA
- a CDS encoding ATP-binding cassette domain-containing protein has protein sequence MNETKSYLEVINLTKHFPVGAGIFSKAKGYVRAVDRISFKVSRGETVSLVGESGSGKTTVARLILRLIEPTEGNILFDGTDLTKIRGKELRNIRRKIQIIFQDPYSSLNPRMTVYSMLSEVLHVHSIVPREKSTEHIEYLLQLVGLNADAMYRYPHEFSGGQRQRIGIARALAVEPSFIVADEPVSALDVSVQAQILNLLMELQEKLHLTYLIISHDLGVVRHISDRVLVMYLGKIVEESPTEILFSNPNHPYTQALLSAIPKPDPEATLPQLLAKGEPPSPVNPPSGCAFHPRCPYATDLCRIKEPILQNISEKHRSACWVFASDQKGNKDIVSVADATNDIS, from the coding sequence ATGAATGAAACGAAATCCTACCTTGAGGTCATAAATCTTACTAAACATTTTCCGGTTGGTGCTGGCATATTTTCAAAGGCAAAGGGATATGTTCGTGCAGTCGACCGCATTAGTTTTAAGGTTTCTCGTGGTGAAACGGTGAGTTTAGTTGGTGAAAGTGGTAGTGGTAAAACCACAGTGGCACGACTTATTTTAAGGCTCATCGAACCTACAGAAGGAAATATATTATTTGATGGGACTGACCTCACAAAAATCAGAGGGAAAGAATTGCGAAATATACGACGAAAAATACAAATCATATTTCAGGACCCATATAGTTCATTAAATCCACGAATGACTGTGTACTCTATGTTATCGGAAGTATTGCATGTGCACAGTATCGTTCCACGTGAAAAAAGTACAGAACACATTGAGTATTTACTTCAATTGGTAGGACTGAATGCTGATGCGATGTATCGGTATCCCCATGAGTTTAGTGGTGGACAACGGCAAAGGATTGGAATTGCCAGAGCGTTGGCTGTAGAACCTTCTTTTATTGTCGCTGATGAACCTGTCTCCGCACTGGACGTTTCTGTTCAAGCACAAATATTAAACCTACTTATGGAACTTCAGGAAAAATTACATCTCACATATCTAATTATCTCTCATGATCTGGGGGTAGTTCGACATATTTCCGACCGTGTCTTAGTAATGTATCTTGGGAAAATTGTGGAAGAATCTCCCACAGAGATTTTGTTTAGCAACCCAAACCATCCTTATACGCAAGCCCTGCTTAGTGCAATACCAAAACCAGATCCCGAGGCTACACTGCCCCAACTTTTAGCAAAAGGTGAGCCACCCAGTCCTGTTAACCCGCCATCAGGTTGTGCTTTTCATCCACGGTGTCCTTACGCCACAGACCTGTGTCGAATTAAAGAACCTATTTTACAAAACATATCAGAAAAGCATCGTTCTGCATGTTGGGTTTTCGCTTCTGACCAAAAAGGAAATAAGGATATAGTATCTGTTGCTGATGCGACAAATGACATATCA